CGCCTGTATTCGATGTGGACAACGTTCAAGGTTCCTAGGGATACGGCGTTTGTTGCGAAGGAATGGGCGTGCTTCTATCCGGCTCCCTCGGAGGCTGGTAATGAGGATGAACTTTGCAAAGGCTATGAAGAAGCGAGAGATCGTGTGTTTGATGCTTTCGATTCGGCGGATGTTCAAGGTGTTTGCCCGGAGGGTTGGCATGTTGCAACTCCGGATGATTGGGCGAATTTGATTGATTACGCGTTTGATGAAATCGGCTATGCCGATGATGTGTCTGCGGCCTTTAAAACAACGACATGGACGGCGGGATCTGATGGAAAAGATGCCTTTGGGTTCAATATGTTGCCGGCTGGCCGTGTCGACCGTCGGGATCTTCCGGAATGGTACTACAGTACAGAATACGTTGACGGCACTAATCCGCAGCATGTAGCAGGAGATTTTGGCTTAGGGGCGTATGGCTGTTTTTCTGCGTGGGGCGACGGTCATAAGTCTCCGTTTAAAATAAGGAGTAAAGAAAATGGCAAGAATCATCTTCCCTATTGTGTAAACCCTGCTGATGAGTATGGAAATGTTACTCAAATTACAGGCTTTGAGTATGGACATTCTGTCCGCTGCGTGAAGGACTGATATGTTGTGATTCTGTTAGGAGGAAAGGGGGAGCCCAAATAGGGGGAGCAGGAAGGCGGGCTTATGCCCGCCTTCTTTTATATTCTAAATTTATCGTGTAAATATGGCAAATTTTAAAATAGGTTTGTAAAATTGTGAAATTTAAACAAAAATTTTGATTTTTTATTGTAAAACTATTGACTTTTGGAAAAATAGTGTTTATATTTAATCTCGGAACGGCCCGCATGGCCATAAACCTGAGATAAATCAGGAGGGGAGCAATCGGTGCGGTCGTTGTTTGGAGGAAAAATGAAGGATATACTTGAATACACGGGCTACCGCCAGTATATCGCGGACTATTATGCCGAGAGAAAGGCAAAATCTGCGTTCACTTGGCCGGAATTTGCGAATGCGGCGGGGTTCACTTCGCCGGTCTACCTGAAGTACGTAAGCGAGGGGCGTTACAACCTGAGTGGCGAGGCGGCTGTTCGCGTTGCGCAGGCGATGAAACTTGCGGGCTTTGAACAGGAATATTTCTGCGAGATGGTCAAGTTCGACCATGCGAAGAAGGATGCCGAGAAGAAGGCTGCGTTCAGCAGGATGCTCGCGATTGCCGATGCACACAAGGTGAAAATCCTGGAAGGGGATTCCTTCCGGTTCTTTAGTGACTGGAAGAATCCGGTGATTCGTGAGCTTGCTCCTGCCATGCCGGGGGCAAAGCCGCTGGCGCTCGCGCATGCTTGCCGCCCGAAGGTGAGTGCTGCCGAGGTGAGTGAAACGCTCAAGTTCCTCGTGAGTGCGGAACTGCTCAAGAAAGACGAAGCCGGTAATTACAAGCAGACTGAAAAGTCCGTGACGACGGGCCCGATGGGTGTGACCCCGGTGGCCGTGCGCGGGCTTCATCGCCAGATGGGCGAAATTGCTCTCGAGGCCATTGAGAACGTGCCGCAGGATGAACGCAACTTTTCGGGCCTTACGCTTGGTATTACGCGCAACGCCTACGAAGAAATTGTCAAGGAAATCGCAGAATTCCGCAAGAGGGTTGTCGCGATTGCCACGCGTGAAGACGAAACGGATGAAGTCTACCGTATGAACATCCAGTTCTTCCCGATGACGAACAAGAACGGAAACAAGAAGGGTTAGGAGGAGATCATGAATTACTTTGAAATGAGTAGCAAATTTATTTGCAGTGTGGTGATGCCGCTCGCCTTGATGTTTGCGGCGTGCTCTACCGACGACAAGCCGATAGCGGGAGGCTCTGCCGAAGAGACAGGTGTGTATGCGGATATCAAGGATATTACCTTAAGGGCTGCTGCGTACCGCGTTTTGGCGAATTCGGATCCCCTACAGGATAGCGCGTTTACCATAGAAGGGTTCCGGCCTGGTTCTATTGCGTGGCTTTACGAACTGGATTCGACCAGCTTTGCTGAAACGGGAGTTTCGTATTCTGATACACTCCGGCAAGATGGCGACAATTTCAGCTTCAAGAATGTTGCTCTTGAGAGCCCGTATGTTTTGGTACGAGTCCTTGGCCGGAATGATGATGATTCTTGGGACAATCTCGTGGCTATTGCCGATGTCAGGAAAACAAAAAAAGTGACCCTGAATCTGTTGACGACTTTCAAGACGGCGCTTTGGCGTTATCTGGCAAAGGAAGGCGTTGCTCACGATAGTCTTGATCTTCTTTCGGAAAGTGCGGCTTTGGAGGCGCTTGGCATTACCGATGGGTTCAATGGATTTGAAAGCGGCGAAATCCTAGAAAATAAAAAATATATCATGACAGAAGCTGCTGTCTCGACGATGTTTTACAGGCTGGGGGAGACAGAATGGAATTCCGTTGATTCGGTTAAGAGTGTCCTTGAACGGAACGGAAGCCTGGATGAATTGGATTCAGCAACAAGGAAACGCTTTATGTCGCGGCTTTCCAAGGAACTTTCTTGGAAATGGTGGATTTCCCGCATGAACCATGATGTGCTGGATTCTTCGGAATTAGAGGAAGAAGTTTTATCAGTCTATAAAGAAGAGTTTGCTTATTCGAAGGTTTTGGCAGGCGTGTATATGAGGGTTGCGGGTGAAGGCTTCTGCACGAAAAGTCGCGAAGGGGATGCGGTAAAGCTTGCCGATACAAGTATGTACCTGGTCTGCCGATCGGAAGGCTGGAGAATCGAGATGGGTGAGGCCGGAAAAGTACATCCGGAAAACGGAACGATGACGGATTCTCGCGATGGTAGGACGTACCGGACGGTGACTTACAATATCGACGGAAAGATGCAGACATGGATGGCAGAAAACCTCAAATACGAGTATGGAAAATCCCGTTGCCTTGATGACAAAGATCGCCGCTGCGAAGTATACGGCAGGCTCTATACGTGGCGAGATGCACTTGCTCTCGATTCGTCAATCGTTTGGACCAAGGAAGAATGCGAGGAATACTACCGTCCGGGCTTTGAGGAATATGAAGCATGTGTGGCGAAATATCAGGATTGGCCTAATGTTGATTCTGCAACGCTTGATTATCGCTGTGGCAGCCCCTGGGACTTGTCTGCGACATGTGAAGAAGCAACAGTGGATGAGCGCAAAGCCAAGTATAAATACCAAATGGCGATGGAAATGATTGATTCGGTGAATCACCAGGGGGTTTGCCCCGATGGTTGGCATGTTGCGACGGCGGACGATTGGAACGGTCTGTACAAGTATGTAGGGGATGCATTCAATGTAGGGAAAAAGGAAGTCGTGATGTACCTTTTGCAGTCCGAATATACGGATGGACCTGTTGGTTTTGGTCTGCGGTTGTTGCCGACTTGGGAGGGGCACCATACCAGTCTTCAAATAGAATGGGAACAGGCTGGAAATCGCTTCCTTAATGTATACGCTCCAATTTATGCGGTCCCCTTCTATAAGGAAGATTGGGCGGATGGGGATTTGGAAACTCCTGAAGATTACGACTCTAAGTATGAACCCCCGTATGGGTATGATAATCGATGGTTTGTGGATGTTACGGGGTATGGTATTCTTGATGGTTGGGCGAGATATGAAACCATGTATATTCGATCGGGTTTCGATTACGAATGGCTTTTTATGAACATGCCTGTCCGCTGCGTGAAGAACTGATATGCTGTAGATCTGTTAGGGGGAAAGGAGAGGACCCACAAACGGGGGGGAGCAGGAAGGCGGGCTGAGGCCCGCCTTCTTTTTGCGTTTTTGTGAAGCAGAAGGGGGTGGATATCGGGCGAAAAGCGTTGACTCGCCTGGTGGTCAGGTGGTTGCTGCGCCGAAATATTGTATCTTTATAGTACATGTTCCGTTTAGGAACGAAGGATTTATTATGAAACCAGGTAAGACCGAACTCCGCTTGAATGCTGAAATCGAAAAGCGCGGTGCCCTTTTTGCGGTGCTGCTCGACCCCGATACTTCGGACGAGGCCGCATTCGTTAAGGCGGGTTCGATGGCCGCCGAGAACGGCGCCGACCTCTTGCTCGTTGGCGGTTCGTACCTTGGGAACTTCACGCTCCCCAAGCAGGTGGCTGCCCTCAAGGCGGCGGTAGACCTGCCCGTGGTCCTTTTCCCGGGTGGTGCCTCGCAGGTGGTTCCCGGTTTCGATGCGATGCTCTTCATGACTCTCGTAAGTGGCCGCAATCCGAACTACCTGATTGACGAGCAGGTGCGCGGTGGCGCGCTCGTTCGTGCGCTCAATATGGAAGCCATCCCGACGGCCTACCAGCTCATCAACAGCGGCAAGCGAACGACGGTGGAATACATCAGCGGTACCATGCCCGTACCCGCGAACAAGCCCAAGCTCAGCATGGTGAACTCCATCGCGGCAGAACTCATGGGCATGCGCTATGTGTACCTGGAAGCGGGCAGTGGCGCCGAAGAGCCCGTACCCGTGGAACACATCGCCTACACCCGCAAGGCGACCGAGATGACCATCATTACCGGCGGTGGAATCAAGGACCCGCAGACGGCCGCCATCCGCGTGGCTGCAGGCGCGAACATCATCGTGACCGGCACGCTGTGGGAAAAGGTGGAAGACCCGGCTCTCTTGAAGGAGTTTGCTTCGGCAATTCATATCAAGGGATAGATCCGTCGCCTAGGAACAAGGCGATAGGGTTAGTTCTTTTTATTGTTATCTGAATTTTTTTATAGAAGGAGAAG
The sequence above is drawn from the Fibrobacter sp. UWR2 genome and encodes:
- a CDS encoding TIGR02147 family protein, with translation MKDILEYTGYRQYIADYYAERKAKSAFTWPEFANAAGFTSPVYLKYVSEGRYNLSGEAAVRVAQAMKLAGFEQEYFCEMVKFDHAKKDAEKKAAFSRMLAIADAHKVKILEGDSFRFFSDWKNPVIRELAPAMPGAKPLALAHACRPKVSAAEVSETLKFLVSAELLKKDEAGNYKQTEKSVTTGPMGVTPVAVRGLHRQMGEIALEAIENVPQDERNFSGLTLGITRNAYEEIVKEIAEFRKRVVAIATREDETDEVYRMNIQFFPMTNKNGNKKG
- a CDS encoding geranylgeranylglyceryl/heptaprenylglyceryl phosphate synthase — its product is MKPGKTELRLNAEIEKRGALFAVLLDPDTSDEAAFVKAGSMAAENGADLLLVGGSYLGNFTLPKQVAALKAAVDLPVVLFPGGASQVVPGFDAMLFMTLVSGRNPNYLIDEQVRGGALVRALNMEAIPTAYQLINSGKRTTVEYISGTMPVPANKPKLSMVNSIAAELMGMRYVYLEAGSGAEEPVPVEHIAYTRKATEMTIITGGGIKDPQTAAIRVAAGANIIVTGTLWEKVEDPALLKEFASAIHIKG
- a CDS encoding FISUMP domain-containing protein, which encodes MNYFEMSSKFICSVVMPLALMFAACSTDDKPIAGGSAEETGVYADIKDITLRAAAYRVLANSDPLQDSAFTIEGFRPGSIAWLYELDSTSFAETGVSYSDTLRQDGDNFSFKNVALESPYVLVRVLGRNDDDSWDNLVAIADVRKTKKVTLNLLTTFKTALWRYLAKEGVAHDSLDLLSESAALEALGITDGFNGFESGEILENKKYIMTEAAVSTMFYRLGETEWNSVDSVKSVLERNGSLDELDSATRKRFMSRLSKELSWKWWISRMNHDVLDSSELEEEVLSVYKEEFAYSKVLAGVYMRVAGEGFCTKSREGDAVKLADTSMYLVCRSEGWRIEMGEAGKVHPENGTMTDSRDGRTYRTVTYNIDGKMQTWMAENLKYEYGKSRCLDDKDRRCEVYGRLYTWRDALALDSSIVWTKEECEEYYRPGFEEYEACVAKYQDWPNVDSATLDYRCGSPWDLSATCEEATVDERKAKYKYQMAMEMIDSVNHQGVCPDGWHVATADDWNGLYKYVGDAFNVGKKEVVMYLLQSEYTDGPVGFGLRLLPTWEGHHTSLQIEWEQAGNRFLNVYAPIYAVPFYKEDWADGDLETPEDYDSKYEPPYGYDNRWFVDVTGYGILDGWARYETMYIRSGFDYEWLFMNMPVRCVKN